Proteins from a genomic interval of Acetobacterium woodii DSM 1030:
- a CDS encoding permease, with amino-acid sequence MSKNKMALFKRYRFFIFMLIATLIILLFKPALGLNVYHVAINSVLQMLGVLPPIFILIGLLDVWVDKETMVKYMGKDSGIVGILLGFFLGSAAAGPLYAVFPVAGVFINKGSRLANVFIIVGAWASMKIPLLLFEVASMGLKFTIIRFIMDVFGVLIIAFVMEKLLTQADEQEICQLSKKMVE; translated from the coding sequence ATGAGCAAAAATAAAATGGCGTTATTTAAACGCTACCGTTTTTTTATTTTTATGTTGATAGCCACCCTAATTATTTTATTATTTAAACCAGCATTAGGTTTAAACGTCTATCACGTAGCAATAAACAGTGTTCTGCAAATGTTGGGGGTATTGCCGCCGATTTTTATCTTAATTGGCTTATTGGACGTTTGGGTTGATAAAGAAACGATGGTTAAATACATGGGTAAAGATTCTGGCATTGTGGGGATCCTGTTGGGCTTTTTTCTGGGTTCGGCGGCAGCCGGTCCACTTTATGCGGTATTTCCGGTTGCGGGAGTATTTATTAACAAGGGCAGTCGGCTGGCGAATGTGTTTATTATTGTCGGAGCTTGGGCATCGATGAAAATACCGCTGTTATTGTTTGAAGTCGCATCAATGGGGTTAAAATTCACCATTATTCGTTTTATAATGGATGTTTTTGGGGTTCTGATTATTGCGTTTGTAATGGAAAAGTTGCTGACGCAAGCTGATGAACAGGAAATTTGTCAATTATCAAAAAAGATGGTTGAATAA
- a CDS encoding DUF6951 family protein, which yields MAKATIMSGVCGFKTEVTAEKSDGFDVLLDIQTDCPAFSELNEVLKEIDGLSCIQDKVGEGVIYEACRVNCKHSACPVPMGITKVVEVAAGLALPKDVTVTLTK from the coding sequence ATGGCAAAAGCAACAATAATGAGCGGAGTTTGTGGTTTTAAAACTGAAGTAACAGCTGAAAAATCAGACGGTTTTGATGTTCTTTTAGATATCCAAACCGATTGCCCGGCCTTCAGTGAATTAAACGAGGTTTTAAAAGAGATCGATGGACTGTCTTGCATCCAGGACAAAGTTGGCGAAGGCGTCATTTACGAAGCCTGTCGCGTTAATTGCAAACATAGTGCTTGTCCAGTCCCGATGGGAATTACAAAAGTTGTCGAAGTCGCTGCCGGTCTGGCTTTACCGAAAGATGTTACCGTAACATTAACGAAATAA
- a CDS encoding ATP-dependent helicase: protein MKNYEIFKQQYHLNLNQQQQKAMVRINGQSLLLAVPGSGKTTVIICRIAYLLQVEKIMPEAILTLTFSRMGARDLKNRYQKLFGAAQAERLQFSTIHSFALSVIRHYERTYRRQAYGVLGNTTPVIRELYQHLFKAYPGEIELAEICQRIGFCKNMLMSDDEIKRLPPLEIDFLKLYEAYEGHKLDEQLMDFDDILKYAWVLLKKYPDMLAYFQNKYPYIHLDEAQDTSKIQFKIIELLTGKNGNLFMVGDEDQSIYGFRGAFPESLLSFKETWPQGEVLLMETNYRSTKQIVEKANAFIKLNHERYQKEMSTPNGSGVSIVREWVKSTEAQYQFIIKAIKQEGKEIAILYRNNESAIPLVDLLDEAGIGYHIKEHSPLFFTHFLIKDIKRFYQFACDPSDLNLFTQIYYKLDAAISRETINQMSKWYRSGDLVLDGLIKKSAGKDWQINRLKELKSGFQRLKNVNPKIGIAMILDDLGYRSYLNFRINSGQSEESIEQKLSMLKILAGRVPDFWRFFDKLTKLEEKLQEPQAKQTKNPLVTLSTFHSSKGLEFEKVFIIDATEGQIPNVSTAPEDHKAYAEEVRLFYVAVTRAKMELIFLCVKNREKDIKPSPFITYLIDGLPKKKRQTSKPSFKTKIKESFGSQQNKWQNYKTSELKMDLSAYQKGTLIAHQRFGEGTILERDGMIATIHFDQVGEKKMNLAVCIENGVIK from the coding sequence ATGAAAAATTATGAAATATTTAAACAGCAGTATCATCTAAATTTAAACCAGCAACAGCAAAAAGCGATGGTTCGAATCAATGGGCAAAGTTTGTTATTGGCGGTACCGGGAAGCGGGAAAACGACCGTTATTATCTGTCGGATTGCGTATCTGTTACAGGTTGAGAAAATTATGCCAGAAGCTATCCTGACCTTGACTTTTAGTCGGATGGGTGCGCGCGATTTAAAAAACCGTTATCAAAAATTATTTGGAGCAGCTCAGGCCGAGCGGCTTCAGTTTAGTACAATTCATAGTTTTGCGCTGTCAGTGATTCGCCACTATGAACGGACTTATCGCCGTCAGGCTTACGGCGTTTTAGGCAACACCACCCCGGTAATTCGTGAGCTTTATCAGCATTTATTTAAGGCGTATCCCGGTGAAATCGAGTTAGCTGAAATTTGTCAGCGAATTGGCTTTTGCAAAAACATGCTGATGAGTGATGACGAAATTAAACGGCTGCCGCCCTTGGAAATTGATTTTTTGAAACTATATGAAGCCTATGAAGGACATAAACTAGACGAACAACTTATGGATTTTGATGATATTTTAAAATATGCCTGGGTTCTGTTAAAAAAATATCCCGATATGCTGGCCTATTTTCAGAATAAATACCCGTATATTCATTTAGACGAAGCGCAGGATACTTCGAAAATTCAGTTTAAAATAATTGAATTGTTAACTGGAAAAAACGGAAATCTTTTTATGGTTGGCGACGAAGATCAGAGTATCTATGGCTTTCGCGGAGCGTTCCCGGAATCGTTATTATCTTTTAAGGAAACCTGGCCTCAGGGCGAGGTTCTTTTAATGGAAACCAACTATCGAAGCACCAAACAGATTGTCGAAAAGGCGAACGCTTTTATCAAATTGAATCATGAACGTTATCAAAAAGAAATGTCAACGCCAAATGGTTCAGGGGTATCGATTGTCCGGGAATGGGTCAAATCAACCGAAGCGCAATATCAGTTTATCATCAAAGCGATCAAGCAGGAAGGTAAAGAAATAGCGATCCTGTATCGTAATAATGAATCGGCAATTCCACTGGTCGATCTTTTGGACGAGGCGGGAATTGGCTACCATATCAAAGAACATAGTCCTTTGTTTTTTACGCATTTTTTAATTAAAGATATCAAGCGTTTTTATCAATTTGCCTGTGATCCCAGCGATTTGAATTTATTTACGCAGATTTATTATAAACTGGATGCCGCAATATCTCGAGAAACCATCAATCAGATGAGTAAATGGTATCGGTCAGGAGATCTGGTTCTGGACGGATTGATTAAAAAAAGTGCGGGGAAAGACTGGCAGATCAATCGTCTAAAAGAATTAAAAAGTGGTTTTCAACGCTTAAAAAACGTTAATCCTAAAATCGGAATAGCGATGATTTTGGATGATCTGGGTTATCGATCCTATTTAAATTTTAGAATTAATTCCGGGCAATCAGAAGAAAGTATTGAGCAAAAGCTTTCGATGTTAAAGATTTTGGCTGGACGGGTTCCTGATTTTTGGCGGTTTTTTGATAAACTGACAAAGCTTGAAGAAAAACTTCAGGAGCCGCAGGCTAAACAAACGAAAAATCCTCTGGTAACCCTGTCAACTTTTCATTCCAGTAAAGGTCTTGAGTTTGAAAAGGTCTTTATTATTGATGCCACGGAAGGCCAGATTCCCAATGTATCAACAGCCCCAGAGGATCACAAAGCCTACGCCGAAGAAGTGCGGTTGTTTTATGTGGCGGTCACGCGGGCTAAGATGGAACTTATTTTTCTTTGCGTGAAAAACCGCGAAAAAGATATCAAACCGTCACCGTTTATCACTTATCTAATTGATGGTTTACCCAAGAAAAAAAGACAAACCAGTAAACCGTCATTTAAAACTAAAATTAAAGAAAGTTTTGGCAGTCAGCAGAACAAATGGCAAAACTATAAAACCAGTGAACTAAAGATGGATTTATCGGCATATCAAAAGGGCACGCTGATCGCCCATCAGCGCTTTGGCGAAGGGACTATTTTAGAACGCGATGGGATGATTGCAACGATTCATTTTGATCAGGTCGGAGAAAAGAAAATGAATCTGGCGGTGTGCATCGAAAATGGGGTAATTAAATAA
- a CDS encoding LysR family transcriptional regulator — protein MNFTNLQYIIEIDKIGSISLAAKKLYVAQSNLSRAVKEMEKEFDITIFQRTSKGVVTTREGQRFLNHAKEIQDQVNSLKNEYSDLTDKGVNIKISVPRASYIAEVFNEYISSLNEEKMLRVHYYETNTMKTIRNILDYQYDIGIIRFNSLHEGYYLSLLKLKKLQHRLILEFDYLLLTSKKSSIADKHIRSYDDLKGCIEVIHGDDRLPSGDYVDLTEDDREERSQDKVIYLYERGSQFEILDTIPNTFMWVSPIPQAILDKYGLVQMRCGAFAKYMKDVMIFKEDHVPKKSEKVFLDLLREKTREYGCYF, from the coding sequence ATGAATTTTACAAATTTACAGTACATAATTGAAATTGATAAGATTGGTTCAATCTCTTTGGCGGCGAAAAAGTTATATGTGGCGCAGTCGAATTTAAGTCGCGCGGTAAAAGAAATGGAGAAGGAATTTGATATTACCATTTTCCAGCGAACGTCTAAAGGAGTGGTGACAACTCGCGAAGGGCAACGTTTTTTAAATCATGCCAAAGAAATCCAGGATCAGGTAAACAGTCTTAAAAATGAATATTCAGATTTGACCGATAAAGGCGTCAATATCAAAATATCAGTGCCCCGCGCCTCTTATATTGCTGAAGTTTTTAATGAGTACATCAGTTCCTTGAATGAAGAGAAGATGTTGCGAGTTCATTATTACGAAACAAATACGATGAAAACGATTCGAAATATTCTGGATTATCAATATGATATTGGAATTATTCGATTTAATTCTTTACATGAAGGATATTATTTGTCGCTCTTGAAATTGAAAAAATTGCAGCATCGACTTATTTTAGAATTTGATTATTTGCTGTTAACTTCTAAAAAAAGCAGTATCGCTGATAAACATATTCGTTCCTATGATGATTTAAAAGGGTGTATTGAGGTGATTCACGGCGATGATCGACTGCCATCGGGAGACTATGTTGATTTGACCGAAGATGATCGTGAAGAACGTTCTCAGGATAAGGTGATCTACTTGTATGAACGTGGCAGTCAATTTGAAATCCTTGATACGATTCCAAACACTTTTATGTGGGTTTCGCCAATACCGCAAGCAATTTTGGATAAATATGGATTGGTTCAAATGCGATGTGGCGCTTTTGCAAAATATATGAAAGATGTGATGATTTTTAAAGAAGATCATGTTCCCAAAAAAAGCGAGAAGGTATTTCTTGATTTATTGAGAGAAAAAACAAGAGAATATGGGTGCTATTTTTAA
- the adhE gene encoding bifunctional acetaldehyde-CoA/alcohol dehydrogenase, translating to MLDKKKIKGVIERPETVNSVESLNHRLQEVKAAQRKFASYTQEQVDAIFLAAATAATKNRIHLAKMAVGETRMGIVEDKVIKNHFASEYIYNAYKETQTCGILEESQAFGIKKIIAPIGVIAAVIPTTNPTSTAIFKSLIALKTRNGIIFSPHPGARNCTIEAARIVLKAAVAAGAPEGIIAWIDEPSVELSMEIMKAADVVLATGGPGMVKSAYSSGKPAIGVGNGNTPAIIDATADVLLAVNSIVHSKTFDNGTICASEQSVVIDTNVYEKCMKEFVERGCYRLDEKEKELVRKIILNAAGNINAQIVGRTAYQIAQLAGFECPQDTKVLLGEVTELDVTMEPFAHEKLSPILAVYRSNDFEDGLRIADRLVMDGGVGHTSVLYIDMVKAPDKLKAFEEKMKTSRILVNTPASHGGIGDLYNFKLLPSLTLGCGTWAGNSVSGNVGVKELLNIKTVAERRENMLWFRTPEKVYFKKGCTSVALEELKSVYKKKKAFIVTDTFLYKSGFTKSITDQLDDMGIDHHTFFEVTPDPTLECAKTGAAAISAFEPDVIIAIGGGSAMDAAKIMWILYEHPEVDFADLAMRFMDIRKRVYGFPEMGKKASMVCIATSSGTGSEVTPFAIITDEKTQTKYSIADYSLLPTIAISDADMMMDQPKGLTAASGIDVLTHALEAYASMFATDYTDGLALKAAKLVFDYLPRAYQYGRDDMEAREKMANASTIAGIAFANAFLGVCHSMAHKLGAHHHVQHGFANALLITEVMKYNSSETPKKMGTFSQYQYPQTLHRYAEVANYLGLPGKNDQEKLESLIAKIEELKACIGVPKSIKEFGVDEQEFLNNLEIKCEEAFDDQCTGTNPRYPLMSEIKEMYLNAYYGKESKWY from the coding sequence ATGTTAGATAAGAAAAAAATCAAAGGTGTGATTGAAAGACCGGAAACAGTAAATAGTGTGGAGAGTTTAAACCATCGACTTCAGGAGGTAAAAGCAGCGCAACGAAAATTTGCATCTTACACGCAGGAGCAAGTTGATGCTATTTTTCTTGCGGCAGCCACGGCGGCGACAAAAAATCGGATTCATTTAGCGAAAATGGCCGTCGGAGAGACTCGGATGGGCATTGTTGAAGATAAAGTAATTAAAAATCATTTTGCCTCGGAATATATTTATAATGCCTATAAAGAGACCCAAACCTGTGGTATTTTAGAGGAATCACAAGCTTTTGGAATCAAGAAAATAATTGCCCCGATCGGAGTCATTGCAGCAGTTATTCCCACGACAAATCCGACTTCGACAGCGATTTTTAAATCACTGATTGCTTTGAAAACACGAAATGGGATCATTTTTTCACCACATCCCGGAGCCCGAAATTGCACCATTGAAGCCGCGCGAATTGTTTTAAAAGCGGCGGTTGCAGCCGGCGCGCCAGAAGGGATTATCGCCTGGATTGATGAACCTTCGGTTGAACTGTCAATGGAAATTATGAAAGCGGCAGATGTAGTGCTGGCGACCGGCGGACCGGGAATGGTGAAATCAGCTTATTCATCGGGAAAACCCGCAATTGGCGTCGGCAACGGGAATACCCCGGCGATTATAGATGCCACAGCTGATGTGTTGTTGGCAGTTAATTCGATTGTGCATTCAAAAACGTTTGACAATGGCACCATTTGTGCATCGGAACAGTCGGTCGTGATCGATACAAATGTCTATGAAAAATGTATGAAAGAATTTGTCGAGCGGGGGTGTTACCGCTTGGATGAGAAAGAAAAAGAACTCGTCAGAAAAATCATTTTAAATGCTGCCGGTAATATTAATGCCCAGATCGTTGGCCGAACCGCATATCAAATTGCCCAACTGGCAGGTTTTGAATGTCCTCAGGATACCAAAGTGCTTTTAGGCGAAGTGACGGAACTTGATGTGACGATGGAGCCATTTGCCCATGAAAAACTGTCGCCAATTTTGGCAGTATACCGCAGTAATGATTTTGAAGACGGTCTGAGAATTGCCGATCGTTTGGTAATGGACGGCGGCGTTGGACATACCTCGGTACTATATATTGACATGGTGAAAGCACCGGATAAACTAAAAGCGTTTGAAGAAAAAATGAAGACCAGTCGAATTCTGGTCAACACGCCAGCTTCTCACGGGGGCATTGGGGATCTCTATAATTTCAAGCTGCTACCTTCATTAACGCTGGGGTGCGGAACCTGGGCAGGTAATTCAGTATCGGGAAATGTCGGCGTAAAAGAATTGTTAAATATTAAGACAGTGGCTGAAAGGCGGGAAAATATGCTTTGGTTTAGAACTCCTGAAAAAGTGTACTTTAAAAAAGGCTGCACAAGTGTTGCGCTAGAAGAATTAAAAAGTGTTTATAAAAAGAAAAAAGCTTTTATTGTCACGGATACGTTCTTGTATAAAAGTGGTTTTACCAAATCAATTACGGATCAATTAGATGATATGGGGATAGATCACCACACCTTCTTTGAGGTTACGCCCGATCCAACATTGGAGTGCGCTAAAACTGGCGCAGCAGCGATTTCAGCTTTTGAACCGGATGTGATTATTGCTATTGGTGGCGGTTCGGCAATGGATGCAGCTAAAATTATGTGGATTCTTTATGAACATCCAGAGGTTGATTTTGCCGATTTAGCGATGCGTTTTATGGATATTCGAAAAAGAGTTTATGGGTTTCCTGAAATGGGCAAAAAAGCTAGTATGGTTTGTATTGCTACTTCGTCGGGAACCGGTTCAGAGGTCACACCGTTTGCTATTATCACCGATGAAAAAACCCAAACGAAGTATTCCATCGCTGATTATTCGTTGTTGCCAACAATTGCAATCAGCGATGCCGACATGATGATGGATCAACCGAAAGGTTTGACGGCAGCATCGGGAATTGATGTCTTAACCCATGCTTTGGAGGCTTATGCATCGATGTTTGCAACGGATTATACTGATGGACTGGCATTGAAAGCTGCAAAACTGGTGTTTGACTATCTGCCAAGAGCGTACCAGTATGGACGCGATGATATGGAAGCCCGGGAAAAGATGGCGAATGCCTCAACCATTGCCGGGATTGCCTTTGCGAATGCATTTTTAGGAGTTTGCCATTCAATGGCTCATAAATTGGGGGCTCATCACCATGTGCAACATGGTTTTGCCAATGCGTTATTAATTACCGAAGTTATGAAATATAATTCATCGGAAACGCCTAAAAAAATGGGGACATTTTCGCAATATCAATATCCGCAAACACTACATCGTTATGCCGAGGTTGCCAATTATTTAGGTTTGCCGGGAAAAAATGATCAGGAAAAACTGGAAAGTTTGATAGCTAAAATAGAAGAATTAAAAGCCTGTATTGGGGTTCCGAAATCAATCAAAGAATTTGGTGTCGATGAACAGGAATTCCTTAATAATCTGGAGATTAAATGTGAAGAAGCGTTTGATGATCAATGTACGGGAACAAATCCAAGATACCCATTAATGAGCGAAATTAAAGAAATGTATTTAAATGCTTATTACGGTAAAGAATCTAAGTGGTATTGA
- a CDS encoding phenylacetate--CoA ligase family protein: METFNHLKNLIKRLEQKSPFYQSRFKEVGIQAEDIKTMNDFEKLPFTDKADLRKAYPLGLQAVPDSEVVRIHSSSGTTGQPVIIPYTANDVADWAEMFSRCYVYAGMTNQDRIQITPGYGLWTAGIGFQAGAEKMGAMAIPMGPGNTQKQLKMLVDLKSTVLASTSSYALLLAEEVANQNLGEQLFLKKGIIGSERWGDKMRSRIGEELGIELFDIYGLTEIYGPGISIDCGEHNGLHYWSDYLYFEIIDQKTLKPVPPGEYGELVITTFKKEGAPLLRYRTHDITRFLPGPCPCGSVHPRHDRIVGRTDDMVKVKGVNIYPGQIDEVLKTVAGVSSEYHVTVAHQDGKDCVRLAFEILNNVDKQAVEAEVQRQFKSRVGLNIIPTASPMGSLPRSEKKSVRIVDQRFS; this comes from the coding sequence ATGGAAACATTTAATCATTTAAAAAATTTGATCAAACGATTAGAGCAAAAAAGTCCCTTTTATCAATCACGTTTTAAAGAAGTGGGGATTCAGGCCGAAGATATAAAAACCATGAACGATTTTGAAAAACTTCCTTTTACCGATAAAGCGGATTTGCGCAAAGCCTATCCATTGGGGTTGCAGGCAGTTCCCGATAGTGAAGTGGTGCGGATTCATTCGTCATCGGGAACAACCGGACAACCGGTAATTATTCCTTATACGGCCAATGATGTCGCAGATTGGGCGGAAATGTTTAGCCGCTGTTATGTCTATGCCGGGATGACCAACCAAGATCGGATTCAGATTACGCCGGGATATGGCCTCTGGACAGCCGGGATCGGATTTCAGGCAGGCGCTGAAAAAATGGGGGCGATGGCAATTCCGATGGGACCCGGAAATACCCAAAAACAACTAAAAATGTTGGTCGATTTAAAATCGACAGTATTGGCATCAACTTCTTCATATGCGTTGCTTTTAGCGGAAGAGGTAGCAAACCAGAATCTGGGGGAGCAGCTCTTTTTAAAAAAGGGGATTATCGGTTCGGAACGGTGGGGTGACAAAATGAGAAGCCGGATTGGTGAAGAATTGGGAATTGAACTTTTTGATATCTATGGATTGACTGAAATTTATGGTCCGGGGATCTCAATTGATTGTGGTGAACACAACGGACTTCATTATTGGTCAGATTATTTGTATTTTGAGATTATCGATCAAAAAACGCTAAAGCCGGTTCCGCCGGGAGAATATGGGGAACTGGTAATTACCACCTTTAAAAAGGAAGGGGCACCGTTACTGCGTTATCGGACCCATGACATCACCCGTTTTCTTCCCGGCCCTTGTCCGTGCGGTTCGGTTCATCCGCGGCATGACCGGATTGTTGGACGAACCGATGATATGGTTAAAGTCAAAGGGGTTAACATTTATCCCGGACAGATTGATGAAGTCTTAAAAACGGTGGCTGGTGTCAGCAGTGAATACCACGTAACAGTAGCTCATCAGGATGGTAAAGATTGTGTCCGACTGGCCTTTGAAATATTAAATAATGTTGATAAACAAGCGGTTGAAGCGGAGGTGCAACGGCAATTTAAATCGCGGGTGGGTTTAAATATTATTCCGACTGCCAGTCCGATGGGTTCCTTGCCAAGATCCGAAAAAAAGAGTGTTCGGATTGTTGATCAACGTTTTAGTTAA
- a CDS encoding DUF6440 family protein, with protein sequence MKTKKPKKNRFKIVLNEPTGESSGCKIIEDTETGINYLYHFDEAGGGLTVLIDEEGEPLIAPEK encoded by the coding sequence ATGAAAACAAAAAAGCCCAAGAAAAACAGATTTAAAATCGTACTTAACGAACCAACCGGAGAGTCGTCCGGATGTAAAATTATTGAAGATACTGAAACCGGAATCAACTATTTATACCATTTTGATGAAGCGGGCGGAGGACTCACTGTGCTCATTGATGAAGAAGGTGAACCTTTAATTGCCCCTGAAAAATAA
- the eno gene encoding phosphopyruvate hydratase has translation MNTFIEDIFAREILDSRGNPTIEVDVTLEDGTMGRSSVPSGASTGAFEAVELRDDEADRYQGKGVLKAVDSVAYALEFLVGMDATDQLAIDATLISLDGTENKSKLGANAILGISMATAHAAAKSLGMPLYRYLGGINAKLLPTPMMNILNGGEHADNNVDIQEFLIMPVGASSFKEAVRMGSEVFHQLKKVLAERGLATSVGDEGGFAPNLKSNEEALQLIVQAIEGAGYKPGVDVRLAMDVAASEIYNKETKKYFLAGEGVEKTAEEMIAFYEMLIKKYPIISIEDGLDEEDWDGWAVMTKRLGNKIQLIGDDIFVTNTKRLKRGIDEGVGNSILVKVNQIGTMTETMDTIEMAKRAGYTVVVSHRSGETEDVTIADLVVAVNAGQIKTGAPSRTDRVAKYNQLMRIEEQLGLLSAYAGKDAFYNIK, from the coding sequence ATGAATACATTTATTGAAGATATTTTTGCCAGAGAAATATTGGACTCGCGCGGCAACCCAACCATTGAAGTCGATGTGACCTTGGAAGATGGAACGATGGGCAGAAGCAGCGTTCCTTCTGGAGCCTCCACAGGTGCTTTTGAAGCCGTCGAACTGCGGGATGACGAGGCTGACCGATATCAGGGTAAGGGTGTTTTAAAAGCCGTGGACAGTGTGGCTTATGCTTTGGAATTTTTGGTCGGAATGGATGCCACCGATCAGCTTGCCATTGATGCGACATTAATCTCCCTAGATGGTACCGAAAACAAAAGCAAACTGGGAGCCAACGCGATTTTAGGAATTTCCATGGCCACCGCTCATGCCGCGGCTAAATCATTGGGAATGCCACTTTATCGATATTTGGGTGGCATTAACGCGAAGTTGCTGCCAACCCCGATGATGAATATTCTAAACGGCGGCGAACATGCTGATAACAATGTTGATATTCAAGAATTTTTAATTATGCCCGTCGGTGCAAGTTCGTTTAAAGAAGCGGTGCGGATGGGTTCGGAAGTTTTCCATCAGCTAAAAAAAGTTTTGGCCGAACGCGGTCTGGCGACTTCCGTGGGCGATGAAGGTGGATTTGCCCCAAATTTAAAATCCAATGAAGAAGCGCTGCAACTAATTGTTCAGGCCATTGAAGGGGCCGGATACAAACCCGGAGTCGATGTCCGACTGGCGATGGACGTGGCAGCATCCGAAATATATAATAAAGAAACGAAAAAGTATTTTTTAGCGGGCGAAGGGGTCGAAAAAACAGCGGAGGAAATGATTGCGTTTTATGAAATGCTGATCAAAAAATATCCGATTATTTCGATTGAAGACGGTCTCGATGAAGAAGATTGGGACGGTTGGGCGGTTATGACCAAGCGTCTGGGCAATAAAATCCAATTAATTGGTGATGATATCTTTGTGACGAATACTAAACGACTAAAACGCGGAATTGATGAAGGAGTCGGCAATTCCATTTTAGTAAAAGTTAATCAGATTGGCACCATGACAGAAACCATGGATACCATTGAAATGGCCAAACGGGCCGGTTATACCGTGGTTGTTTCACATCGTTCAGGTGAAACCGAAGATGTGACCATCGCCGATCTGGTGGTGGCAGTCAATGCCGGACAAATAAAAACCGGGGCGCCGTCGAGAACGGATCGGGTCGCTAAATACAATCAACTGATGCGAATTGAAGAACAACTGGGGTTGCTTTCTGCCTATGCCGGAAAAGATGCTTTTTACAATATTAAATAA